acacacacacacacatacacacacacatacacatacacacatacacacacacacacacacacacacacgtacaaacacacacacacacatgtacaaacacacacacacacacacacacacacacacacatacacacacacacacacatacacatacacacgtacacacacacacacacacacacacacacacacacacacacacacacatacacatacacacacacacacacacacacacacacacacacacgtacacacacacacgtacacacacacacacacacacacacacacacacatacacacacacacacacacacacacacacacatacacatacacacacacacacacacacacacacacatacacacatacacacacacatacacacgtacacacacacacacacacatacacacacacacacacgtacacacacacacatacacacacacacacacacacacacgtacacacacacacacacatacacacgtacacacacacacacacacacacacacacacacacgtacacacacacacacacacacacacacacacacacacatacacatacacatacacatacacacatacacacacacacacacacacacacacacacacacacacacacacacgtcttcatctcttcttttcttctcctctgtccttctctatttatcatgtattttcctaTCTGTTACCTTCTATGTGAAACTAATGTCCTGGCctgtatgtgttattgtgtgttgacaGTTGCTTGCCCTCCTAGCGTCCCGACAGGCTGACCCTGTTTTTCTCCGGAGTCGGGTGGCCCACCTGGCATCTCCAAACCTGGCATCTACAAACCTGGCATCCCTAAACCTGGCATCCCCAAAGATGGCATCTCCAAACCTGGCATCCCTAAACCTGGCATCCCCAAAGATGGCATCCCTAAACCTGGCATCTCCAAACCTGGCATCTCCAAACCTGGCATCTGCAAACCTGGCATCTACAAACCTGGCATCCCCAAACCTGGCATCCCTAAACCTGGCATCCCCAAAGATGGCATCTCTAAACCTGGCATCCCAAAAGATGGCATCCATAAACCTGGCATCTCCAAACCTGGCATCTTCAAACCTGGCATCTACAAACCTGGCATCTACAAACCTGGCATCCCTAAACCTGGCATCCCCAAAGATGGCATCCCTAAACCTGGCATCTCCAAACCTGGCATCTCCAAACCTGGCATCTCCAAACCTGGCATCTACAAACCTGGCATCACTAAACCTGGCATCCCCAAACCTGGCATGCAAGGCGAGCCACACACACTCCTGCCAGTCTCTGATCAGCGTCAGCAGTCGGTGGTGGTAACTGGTAAAGTCTTCTACccgcctgagtgtgtgtgtgtgtgttaactggaACAGAGGCAAGCTAATAGAACTGGAGACTCCCCTCGTTAGCTTCACAGTCTGCCGTTCCTTCCCTCCTTGCCTCCTTCCTTTCCTTTTCTTGTTCGCTCGTTCCGCCTCGCTATCACATGGAGAATTTCTGACTGTACCGACAAGTGAGACAGATTGGTTTGGTaagaggggtggtgtgtgtgtgtgtctgtgtgtgtgtctgtgtgtctgtgtgtctgtgtgtctgtgtgtgtgtcacccaccCCGCTACTTGTGACACCCACTCTGTTACTTGTGACACCCACTCTGTTACTTGTGACACCCACTCTGTTACTTGTGACACCCACTCTGTTACTTGTGACACCCACCCCGCTACTTGTGACACCCACCCCGCTACATGTGACACCCACCCCGCTACATGTGCCACCACCCCGCTACATGTGACACCCACCCCGCTACATGTGACACCCACCCCGCTAAATGTGCCACCCACCCCGCTACTTGTGACACCCACCCCGCTACTTGTGACACCCACCCCGCTACTTGTGACACCCACACCGCTACTTGTGACACCCACTCTGTTACTTGTGACACCCACTCTGTTACTTGTGACACCCACCCCGCTACATGTGACACCCACCCCGCTACATGTGCCACCCACCCGCTACATGTGACACCCACCCCGCTACATGTGACACCCACCCCGCTAAATGTGCCACCCACCCCGCTACTTGTGACACCCACCCCGCTACTTGTGACGCCCACCCCGCTACTTGTGACACCCACTCTGTTACTTGTGACACCCACTCTGTTACTTGTGACACCCACCCCGCAACTTGTGACACCCACCCCGCTACTTGTGACACCCACTCTGTTACTTGTGACACCCACCCCGCTACTTGTGACACCCACTATGTTACTTGTGACACCCACCCCGCTACATGTGACACCCACTCTGTTACTTGGACACCCACCCCGCTACTTGTGACACCCACCCCGCTACATGTGACACCCACCCCGCTACATGTGCCACCCACCCCGCTACATGTGCCACCCACCCCGCTACATGTGACACCCACCACCCCGCTACATGTGACACCCACCCCGCTACATGTGCCACCCACCCC
The genomic region above belongs to Oncorhynchus kisutch isolate 150728-3 linkage group LG16, Okis_V2, whole genome shotgun sequence and contains:
- the LOC109885627 gene encoding repetitive proline-rich cell wall protein-like, translated to MAESGGPPGISKPGIYKPGIPKPGIPKDGISKPGIPKPGIPKDGIPKPGISKPGISKPGICKPGIYKPGIPKPGIPKPGIPKDGISKPGIPKDGIHKPGISKPGIFKPGIYKPGIYKPGIPKPGIPKDGIPKPGISKPGISKPGISKPGIYKPGITKPGIPKPGMQGEPHTLLPVSDQRQQSVVVTGKVFYPPECVCVC